A single Leptospira kirschneri serovar Cynopteri str. 3522 CT DNA region contains:
- the clpS gene encoding ATP-dependent Clp protease adapter ClpS → MSDIFRFDTEEQTLTKEKIKLKKPSKYRVIILNDDFTPMEFVVWILQMVFHRSRAESQQIMLKAHITGKALCGVYSHDVARTKVAQVQQLAEQHGYPLHCTMEVEEGEEL, encoded by the coding sequence ATGAGCGATATCTTTCGATTTGATACGGAAGAACAAACTCTTACCAAAGAGAAGATAAAATTAAAGAAACCTTCTAAATATAGAGTCATTATACTGAACGACGATTTTACTCCTATGGAGTTTGTTGTTTGGATCCTACAAATGGTATTTCATAGAAGCCGAGCGGAAAGTCAACAGATCATGTTGAAAGCTCATATTACGGGTAAGGCGTTATGCGGAGTTTATTCCCACGACGTGGCTAGAACTAAAGTGGCGCAAGTGCAACAATTGGCGGAACAACATGGATACCCGCTTCACTGTACGATGGAAGTGGAGGAAGGAGAGGAGTTATGA
- a CDS encoding NrsF family protein, protein MSRKEQTTESLIRKMAEEPPILKHEWNRFLILAPIFVIVIFLYLITFHPFTNRWIHIPSLLPDFLWISCVSFYSFWVLSKLRFPEESFSKSVRFPLIFASFWILYSVCIFGWDSILEEKIQTHIGKCWIVLSILNPLFAGYGILILRTGKPGNPILAAAILSIFSLAFANFFLKFFCIDQSSFHILFSHVCASLTLFLFSFFTFKNILKW, encoded by the coding sequence ATGTCTCGTAAAGAACAAACAACTGAATCCTTAATTCGAAAAATGGCGGAAGAACCTCCCATTCTAAAACACGAATGGAATCGATTTCTAATTTTAGCTCCTATTTTTGTAATCGTAATATTCCTTTATTTAATTACTTTTCATCCTTTTACAAATCGTTGGATTCATATTCCGAGTTTGCTTCCGGATTTCTTATGGATTTCTTGTGTCTCATTCTATTCTTTTTGGGTATTGTCTAAATTGCGTTTTCCGGAAGAATCCTTTTCTAAATCGGTTCGTTTTCCACTAATATTTGCTTCTTTTTGGATTTTATATTCCGTATGTATATTTGGATGGGACTCAATCCTAGAGGAAAAAATTCAAACCCATATCGGAAAATGTTGGATCGTTCTATCGATTCTAAACCCACTTTTTGCAGGATACGGAATTTTGATTTTAAGAACGGGTAAACCAGGAAACCCTATTTTGGCTGCGGCAATTCTTTCTATTTTTAGTCTGGCATTTGCAAATTTCTTTCTTAAATTCTTTTGTATCGACCAGTCTTCGTTTCACATTTTGTTTTCTCACGTTTGTGCAAGTTTAACTTTATTTCTTTTTAGTTTTTTTACATTTAAGAATATTTTAAAATGGTAA
- a CDS encoding RNA polymerase sigma factor yields the protein MSAKKEIWEECSTLIRKTREGDQVSFEKFLRLVTGILRSYLGPRISNEEDREDLIQEILIGLYKAWDSYREDRHPAPWVFAIARYKTIDYLRKKKSGDRVFATDNLEFFASPEPVEEEPEKAREILKKWLNVLDGRQKQILTHLKLDGMSVREVSEKTGLSESNVKVITHRAVQKIRKHFSLDL from the coding sequence ATGTCAGCTAAAAAAGAAATCTGGGAAGAATGTTCCACTTTGATCCGTAAAACACGTGAAGGAGATCAAGTTTCCTTTGAAAAGTTTCTTAGGCTCGTAACCGGAATTCTCAGATCGTATCTCGGTCCACGTATCAGCAACGAAGAAGATCGAGAAGATTTAATTCAAGAAATTCTAATCGGACTTTATAAGGCCTGGGATTCTTATCGAGAAGATCGTCATCCCGCGCCTTGGGTTTTTGCAATTGCTAGATACAAGACGATCGATTATCTACGAAAAAAGAAAAGTGGAGATCGTGTGTTTGCTACGGATAATTTGGAATTTTTTGCTTCTCCTGAACCGGTTGAAGAAGAACCGGAAAAGGCCAGAGAAATTTTAAAAAAATGGCTGAACGTTTTAGACGGACGGCAAAAACAAATTCTCACTCATCTCAAACTAGACGGAATGAGTGTTCGAGAAGTTTCTGAAAAAACCGGACTTTCCGAATCCAACGTCAAGGTAATTACTCATAGAGCAGTTCAAAAGATTCGAAAGCATTTTTCACTCGATCTCTAA
- a CDS encoding AAA domain-containing protein → MKDRNFPDSISELEFVRTELEREKKEEDSIFSKDWLSRPIPDRIRQGITLYPIVYEEQTLGREGSWTLTFRFSNQEEYPIKFQTGAPVQLGKNEDRIRAILVSLHKEKIKISIEEVPEWAEEGKCFLDLLPDETSYKEMFHALDVLGSATKGTRLYVNRELLLGYVKPDLISIRDSDRSRILGRISMFLNESQKNAVVHSVLSEDVMIIHGPPGTGKTTTLTEIVSQLVAEEKKILVSAPTNSACDLLVESISARGISVLRLGHPARVNEIAIHSTLDYKLFHHPDGKLLNEYRKDVIEISKQAKKFKRNFGEKEREERKNLFMEVKELKKTIRSMEIGLIDSLVSSHPVIVSTPVASARDILENRTFDFCVLDESSQALEPAFWIPILKSDRVILAGDHKQLPPTLFSEKNSLETTLFEKAAQRLESHGRVFLLDTQYRMKEEIVSFPSKEFYSDILKSGRPEKEKIPETFPFLNAFQWIDTAGTDSEEVIINDSISNPFEADLQVRLCFLLKENDWPEEEITILSPYRAQVRLISEKLKDVGLTKINVSTIDSFQGRENRCILLGFVRSNPEGRSGFLKESRRINVGMTRARDLLLCIGDSSTLSQDPFLCKLIRFAEEKEVFRTAWEF, encoded by the coding sequence TTGAAGGATAGAAATTTTCCTGATTCTATTTCTGAGTTAGAGTTTGTTAGAACCGAACTCGAAAGGGAAAAGAAAGAAGAAGATTCTATCTTTTCAAAAGACTGGTTGTCACGTCCGATTCCCGATAGAATTCGACAAGGAATCACTTTATATCCTATTGTTTACGAAGAACAAACTTTGGGAAGAGAAGGAAGTTGGACTTTAACCTTTCGATTTTCTAATCAAGAAGAATACCCTATCAAATTTCAAACCGGCGCTCCGGTTCAACTTGGTAAAAACGAGGATCGGATCAGAGCTATATTAGTTTCTCTTCATAAAGAAAAAATTAAAATTTCGATCGAAGAAGTTCCGGAATGGGCAGAAGAAGGAAAATGTTTTTTGGATCTTTTACCAGATGAAACTTCTTACAAAGAGATGTTTCACGCGTTAGACGTACTTGGGTCGGCGACCAAAGGAACAAGATTGTATGTAAATCGGGAACTTCTTTTGGGTTATGTAAAACCGGATTTGATTTCAATTCGAGATTCTGATCGTTCTCGTATCTTGGGAAGAATTAGTATGTTTCTGAACGAATCTCAAAAAAATGCAGTTGTACATTCAGTTTTATCTGAGGACGTAATGATTATTCACGGGCCGCCGGGGACCGGTAAAACAACTACGTTAACCGAAATTGTAAGTCAACTCGTTGCGGAAGAAAAAAAGATATTAGTATCTGCTCCTACAAATTCTGCTTGTGATCTTCTTGTTGAATCAATTTCGGCAAGAGGAATTTCAGTTTTAAGACTTGGTCATCCTGCCCGTGTCAACGAAATCGCAATCCATTCTACCTTGGATTATAAACTATTTCACCATCCGGACGGAAAATTATTAAACGAATATAGAAAAGACGTAATCGAAATTTCAAAACAGGCCAAAAAATTTAAACGAAACTTTGGTGAAAAAGAAAGAGAAGAACGAAAGAACCTTTTTATGGAAGTGAAGGAACTTAAAAAAACAATTCGTTCTATGGAAATAGGACTGATAGATAGTTTGGTTTCTTCCCATCCTGTAATTGTTTCTACTCCGGTTGCATCTGCCCGAGATATTTTAGAAAATAGAACGTTTGACTTTTGTGTATTAGACGAATCTTCACAGGCTTTGGAACCAGCTTTTTGGATCCCGATTTTGAAATCGGATCGTGTGATTCTCGCAGGAGATCACAAACAATTACCTCCTACTTTATTTTCCGAAAAAAATTCTCTTGAAACTACACTTTTTGAAAAGGCCGCCCAGAGATTAGAATCTCACGGACGCGTTTTTTTACTCGATACACAATACAGAATGAAAGAAGAGATCGTTTCTTTTCCTTCGAAGGAATTTTATTCGGATATTTTAAAATCGGGGCGTCCAGAAAAAGAAAAAATTCCAGAAACATTCCCTTTTTTGAATGCGTTTCAATGGATCGATACCGCTGGAACCGATAGTGAAGAAGTTATTATAAACGATAGTATTTCCAATCCGTTTGAAGCGGATTTGCAGGTACGTCTTTGTTTTCTTTTAAAAGAAAACGACTGGCCAGAGGAAGAGATTACGATTCTTTCTCCTTATCGCGCCCAAGTGCGATTAATTTCCGAAAAACTAAAAGATGTCGGGCTTACAAAGATCAACGTTTCTACAATCGATTCTTTTCAGGGAAGGGAGAATCGTTGTATTTTACTTGGTTTCGTACGTTCTAATCCGGAAGGTCGTTCTGGTTTTTTAAAAGAATCAAGAAGGATCAATGTAGGTATGACCAGGGCCAGGGATCTTTTACTTTGTATCGGAGATAGTTCTACACTTTCACAAGATCCTTTTTTATGTAAACTCATTCGATTTGCGGAAGAAAAGGAAGTATTTAGGACTGCTTGGGAATTTTAA
- the clpA gene encoding ATP-dependent Clp protease ATP-binding subunit ClpA, with product MILTEEMERTLRKAWEEAKKRRNEFITLEHILLALTYDSVAKEVLEACGADLERLRKDLIGYLESELESFPESSGEVDPIYTIGVQHVLQLAEFHVQSTRNKKMDGGDVLAALFREDQSNAVYFLGSQDISRLDIIRYISHGIRKDSKKIPGKEIAGEEGEKISNPLQAFCVDLTAKAKEGKLDPMVGREDELDRTIHILCRRRKNNPIFVGEAGVGKTSIVEGLAQRVVDGKVPEPLKNLKVYSLDMGLLLAGTKFRGEFEERLKNVVVQITAQDDHVLFIDEIHTIIGAGAVSGGSLDASNLLKPALSSGELRCIGTTTYKEFKTIFEKDHALSRRFQKVEVGEPSISETIEILKGLLEKYESFHKVKYSSSAVEQAAELSARYILDRKLPDKAIDLLDEAGARVRLRESGKKTVTVREIEDLVSKIAKVPSVTVKADDREKLKNLDEELKAKIYGQDSAIDQLVQSIRLSRSGLSEPGKPVGSFLFAGPTGVGKTELTRKLAEILGVELIRFDMSEYMEKHTVSRLIGSPPGYVGFEQGGQLTDAVYRNPHCVLLLDEIEKAHEDIYNILLQIMDHATLTDNNGRKSDFRQVILVMTTNTGARERSTNPVGFANDLLEDRSLKAIEKQFSPEFRNRLTAVIEFSSLNQENVTKVVAKQLALLQERLNSKQIELEFNEDVLVYIADKAYTPEFGARPVQRWIDTYISKRISEEILFGVLKSGGKAKLISGKEGIEMEFSSGKKN from the coding sequence ATGATTCTTACGGAAGAAATGGAACGTACTTTAAGAAAGGCTTGGGAAGAAGCCAAAAAAAGAAGAAACGAATTTATCACGTTGGAACATATACTTCTGGCTTTGACCTATGATTCTGTTGCCAAAGAGGTTCTAGAAGCCTGCGGAGCGGATCTAGAAAGATTAAGAAAGGATTTAATCGGTTATTTGGAAAGTGAACTGGAATCTTTTCCGGAATCTTCCGGAGAGGTCGATCCTATTTATACGATTGGTGTACAACACGTTCTTCAACTTGCTGAGTTTCACGTTCAATCTACTCGAAATAAAAAGATGGATGGAGGAGACGTTCTTGCCGCTTTGTTTCGAGAGGATCAATCTAACGCGGTTTATTTTTTAGGTTCTCAGGATATTTCCAGGTTAGACATCATTCGTTATATTTCTCACGGGATTCGTAAAGATTCTAAAAAAATCCCAGGCAAAGAAATTGCGGGCGAAGAAGGAGAAAAAATCTCCAATCCTTTACAAGCGTTTTGTGTGGATTTAACCGCAAAAGCAAAAGAAGGAAAACTAGATCCTATGGTGGGAAGAGAAGATGAACTTGATCGGACCATTCATATTCTATGTAGAAGAAGAAAAAACAACCCTATCTTTGTGGGAGAAGCGGGAGTCGGTAAAACTTCCATCGTGGAAGGACTTGCGCAAAGAGTGGTGGACGGAAAGGTTCCGGAACCATTAAAGAATTTGAAAGTATATTCTTTGGATATGGGGCTTTTACTCGCCGGAACTAAGTTTAGAGGAGAATTTGAAGAAAGACTGAAAAACGTTGTCGTTCAAATCACCGCACAAGATGATCACGTTCTTTTTATAGACGAGATTCATACGATCATAGGAGCCGGAGCGGTTTCCGGTGGTTCTTTAGACGCTTCTAATCTTTTAAAACCAGCTCTTTCCAGTGGAGAACTTCGTTGTATCGGAACCACCACCTATAAAGAGTTCAAAACTATATTCGAAAAAGATCATGCACTTTCCAGAAGGTTTCAAAAAGTAGAAGTAGGAGAACCTTCTATTTCGGAAACGATAGAAATTTTAAAAGGCCTTTTAGAAAAATACGAAAGTTTTCATAAGGTTAAATATTCGTCTTCTGCAGTGGAACAAGCCGCTGAGTTATCGGCGAGGTATATTTTAGATCGTAAACTTCCAGATAAGGCGATCGATCTTTTGGACGAGGCTGGCGCCAGGGTTCGTCTTAGAGAAAGTGGTAAAAAAACGGTTACGGTTCGAGAAATTGAAGATTTAGTTTCTAAAATTGCAAAGGTTCCTTCGGTCACTGTTAAAGCGGATGATCGGGAAAAACTTAAAAATTTAGATGAAGAATTAAAAGCCAAGATTTACGGACAAGACTCGGCGATTGACCAACTCGTTCAGTCAATTCGACTTTCTAGAAGCGGACTTTCCGAACCTGGAAAACCGGTTGGTTCTTTTTTATTTGCTGGTCCGACTGGTGTAGGTAAAACGGAACTGACTCGTAAACTCGCCGAAATCTTAGGAGTGGAACTAATTCGTTTTGATATGAGCGAGTATATGGAGAAACATACGGTTTCCCGTTTGATCGGTTCTCCTCCCGGTTATGTCGGTTTTGAACAAGGAGGACAACTTACAGACGCAGTTTATAGAAATCCTCATTGTGTTTTGCTTCTAGACGAAATCGAAAAAGCTCATGAAGATATTTATAATATACTGTTACAGATTATGGATCATGCGACTCTAACGGATAATAACGGAAGAAAGTCCGATTTTCGTCAGGTGATTTTAGTAATGACCACAAATACGGGAGCAAGAGAACGTTCTACAAATCCTGTGGGTTTTGCAAACGATCTTTTAGAAGATAGAAGTCTTAAAGCGATCGAAAAACAATTTTCTCCAGAGTTCAGAAATCGTCTTACGGCGGTTATAGAGTTCTCTTCTTTAAATCAAGAAAATGTAACTAAAGTAGTTGCAAAACAGCTTGCTCTTTTACAGGAAAGATTGAATTCTAAACAAATTGAACTTGAGTTTAACGAAGATGTACTCGTTTACATCGCAGATAAAGCTTATACTCCGGAGTTTGGTGCAAGACCCGTTCAAAGATGGATCGATACTTATATTTCAAAACGGATCTCCGAAGAAATTCTTTTTGGCGTTTTAAAATCCGGTGGAAAAGCGAAATTGATTTCCGGTAAAGAAGGAATTGAAATGGAATTCTCTTCCGGAAAAAAGAATTAA
- a CDS encoding PLP-dependent cysteine synthase family protein: MFDEISRSIDEFGNSFLGALNNIQKSFGRELSVAKPVKETILQMIGNTPLIRLNQIGSHIPNVEFYLKAEFCNPTGSVKDRTALSMLLSSERRGELKPAGQVIQPGYNTTAISLAWICTIRQYKFRCLVAGDTDPQKIKDLQTFGAHVEIVPEAKGNWDDALLKRAKDIKEKEKNTIILNEYKDMANTNAHYLFTGPEIWRDLSGNVDAFVAGGGSGGTLSGVGRFLKSKKSSVRVIMGVSQKSRFIRKMVQNENSIYLPESFDPKIVDEYVGVDREQALLYQSDLYQKEGIFAGQTTGTTLASAIRFAEGLSIKEDSKSQVYRIVVLSPDRF; encoded by the coding sequence ATGTTTGATGAAATATCCCGTTCGATAGATGAATTTGGAAATAGTTTTCTTGGCGCGCTGAATAACATTCAGAAATCTTTTGGACGGGAGTTGAGCGTAGCAAAACCGGTTAAAGAAACGATTTTGCAGATGATCGGAAATACTCCTCTCATCCGTCTGAATCAAATTGGTTCTCATATTCCCAATGTAGAATTTTATCTAAAAGCAGAATTCTGCAATCCTACCGGTTCGGTAAAAGATAGGACGGCCCTGTCTATGCTTCTTTCTTCCGAAAGAAGAGGGGAATTAAAACCGGCAGGACAGGTCATTCAGCCCGGTTATAATACAACCGCGATCAGTTTGGCTTGGATCTGTACAATTCGACAATATAAGTTTCGTTGTCTTGTTGCGGGTGATACGGATCCTCAAAAGATCAAGGACTTACAAACTTTTGGAGCGCATGTAGAAATAGTTCCCGAAGCAAAAGGAAATTGGGACGATGCACTTTTAAAAAGAGCCAAGGACATCAAAGAAAAAGAAAAGAATACTATCATCTTAAATGAGTACAAAGATATGGCGAATACAAATGCTCATTATCTTTTTACAGGTCCTGAAATTTGGAGAGATCTTTCCGGAAACGTAGATGCGTTTGTCGCGGGCGGTGGGTCTGGAGGAACTCTTTCTGGTGTAGGAAGATTTTTAAAGTCTAAAAAATCTTCCGTTCGGGTGATTATGGGAGTCAGTCAAAAATCTAGATTCATACGTAAGATGGTTCAAAATGAAAATTCGATTTATCTTCCGGAGTCCTTTGATCCTAAAATTGTAGATGAATACGTAGGCGTGGATCGGGAACAAGCTCTTTTATATCAATCCGATCTCTATCAAAAAGAGGGAATTTTTGCAGGTCAAACTACAGGCACAACTCTTGCTAGTGCGATTCGATTTGCAGAAGGTCTTTCTATCAAAGAAGATTCAAAATCACAGGTCTACAGAATTGTAGTCCTATCCCCTGATCGGTTTTGA
- the leuD gene encoding 3-isopropylmalate dehydratase small subunit, with the protein MKPFTVLNGIVALLDRPNVDTDQIIPKQFLRKIERTGFGVHLFHDWRYLDDAVTKLNPDFSLNQERYKGASILITRDNFGCGSSREHAPWALEDYGFRAIVAPSYADIFFNNCFKNGMLPVVLKSEEVEELFQSIATNVGAKMVVDLDKQTVTGPTGKLYHFEVDSFRKYCLYNGLDDIGLTLKQESKIGEFEKKQKEVEPWLYAI; encoded by the coding sequence ATGAAACCATTTACTGTATTAAACGGAATCGTCGCTTTGTTGGACAGACCAAACGTGGACACGGATCAGATTATTCCAAAACAATTTCTACGAAAGATAGAAAGAACCGGTTTCGGAGTTCATCTGTTTCACGATTGGAGATACTTAGACGACGCGGTTACTAAACTCAATCCTGATTTTTCCCTCAATCAGGAAAGATATAAGGGAGCTTCTATTCTTATCACCAGAGATAACTTTGGTTGTGGTTCTTCCAGAGAACACGCTCCTTGGGCTTTAGAAGACTACGGTTTTAGGGCGATTGTTGCTCCTTCTTACGCGGATATTTTTTTCAACAACTGCTTTAAAAACGGAATGCTTCCAGTCGTTTTAAAATCGGAAGAAGTAGAAGAGTTATTTCAATCAATTGCGACTAACGTAGGAGCGAAGATGGTAGTAGATTTGGACAAACAAACCGTAACTGGTCCAACGGGCAAACTGTATCATTTCGAGGTGGATTCTTTCCGTAAATACTGTCTTTATAACGGATTAGACGACATAGGTCTAACTCTAAAACAAGAAAGTAAAATCGGAGAGTTTGAAAAAAAGCAGAAAGAAGTTGAACCTTGGTTGTACGCCATATAA
- a CDS encoding GNAT family N-acetyltransferase, with product MDSDSLNGVEFLDSISSISKEEWNRISDPKSPFLEYDFLRSLEVSGCIGPSTSWIQKYCVLWKENRFSAMIPLFLKFDSYGEYIFDFQWAHFFAQAGLSYYPKGLVAVPFTPANGKRILHDESLTLKEVCSYLIPELIRFCEKQKLSGVHFLFLDREESEILSEYGFATRLSHQYHWINPGYSNFEDYLQAMKSKKRMQIKREREIVKSYGFEIKVLEGNEISKSDMNAIWSFYSDTHSRKWGSAYLNRKFFDSSFETFLDRIVLVLAYRDGKAIAGTFNLRKGEFLYGRYWGCLEYHPHLHFECCFYRLIEYAIREKIKVFEAGAQGEHKFVRGFPAIPTYSSHLIFHSGARNAIERFLKEERFHMQEMIQETNEHSPLKKVHTDNLFVNEVLNLGLADQENCES from the coding sequence ATGGATTCTGATTCTTTGAACGGTGTAGAATTTTTAGATTCTATTTCTTCGATTTCTAAGGAAGAGTGGAACCGCATTTCTGATCCTAAAAGTCCTTTTTTAGAATATGATTTTTTACGTTCTTTAGAAGTTTCTGGTTGTATTGGGCCATCCACTTCTTGGATTCAAAAATACTGCGTTCTTTGGAAAGAAAATCGTTTTTCGGCGATGATTCCTTTGTTTTTAAAATTCGATTCTTATGGTGAATACATTTTCGATTTTCAGTGGGCTCATTTTTTTGCACAAGCGGGACTTTCTTATTATCCAAAGGGCCTGGTCGCAGTTCCTTTTACTCCTGCAAACGGAAAAAGGATTTTACACGATGAGAGTCTAACGTTGAAAGAAGTTTGTTCTTATCTGATTCCCGAACTAATTCGTTTTTGTGAGAAACAAAAATTATCCGGAGTTCATTTTTTATTTTTGGATCGGGAAGAGTCTGAAATACTTTCTGAATATGGATTTGCAACCAGACTTTCTCATCAGTATCACTGGATCAATCCTGGATATTCTAATTTTGAAGATTATCTACAAGCGATGAAATCTAAAAAAAGGATGCAGATCAAAAGAGAAAGAGAAATCGTTAAAAGTTACGGCTTTGAAATTAAAGTTTTAGAAGGAAATGAAATTTCAAAATCCGACATGAACGCAATCTGGAGTTTTTATTCGGACACACATTCTCGCAAGTGGGGCTCTGCGTATTTAAACCGTAAATTTTTTGATTCTTCTTTTGAAACATTTTTAGATAGAATTGTACTCGTTCTTGCTTATAGAGATGGTAAAGCGATTGCTGGAACTTTCAATCTACGAAAAGGAGAATTTCTCTACGGAAGATATTGGGGTTGTCTGGAGTATCATCCTCATCTTCATTTTGAATGTTGTTTTTATCGATTGATTGAATATGCAATTCGCGAGAAGATCAAAGTTTTTGAAGCAGGTGCACAAGGCGAACATAAATTTGTTCGAGGTTTTCCGGCGATTCCTACTTATAGTTCTCATTTGATTTTTCATAGTGGCGCTAGAAATGCGATTGAACGTTTCTTAAAAGAAGAAAGATTTCATATGCAGGAAATGATCCAAGAGACAAATGAACATTCCCCCTTAAAAAAAGTTCATACGGATAACTTGTTTGTAAATGAAGTTCTGAATCTTGGACTTGCGGATCAGGAGAACTGTGAATCATGA